The following coding sequences are from one Eleginops maclovinus isolate JMC-PN-2008 ecotype Puerto Natales chromosome 11, JC_Emac_rtc_rv5, whole genome shotgun sequence window:
- the LOC134871687 gene encoding GTPase IMAP family member 8-like isoform X1 has protein sequence MNDQPNTRLNMDPDPGLTIVLLGNTGVGKSASGNTILGRPAFESRQTLTPVTQQISEATETVFGKQVSVVDTPGILGSELLIRAWCHELRVSGREILFLLVFGMGRFTREQGKVLVAAGRVFGPQDFNRCFLLFTGGDTLEGRSLEDFIFEDEDTEAQCSTFSNRYHLFDNQTGGREQVRELLEKTGHLRAQNPPPPGVLQPVRSEEVRLVLLGPPGAGRSSSGNTILGSLQFESDCGFNPVSTESVCRSAGVGGRQVTVVDTPGIKAGGLSPEQLSGEIMKSIKKASPGPHALVLVLRLGSISSADVALFENMKQLLRGPALRHSMVLFTHGDKLGGQLIRDLIRSNSPVYELVSMCGGRYCVFDNTRRSRQQVRTFLGQIEELVSANGGQPCTEEMIRRPRRGRVLGALASVWRALKQPKYWFFGIISVGLLLYAVSTVYTRITQSEPEVLP, from the exons ATGAATGATCAACCTAACACCAG GCTCAACATGGATCCAGATCCAGGTCTCACCATCGTCCTCTTGGGAAACACCGGCGTTGGTAAGAGTGCTTCAGGAAACACCATCCTGGGACGCCCGGCGTTTGAGTCCAGACAGACCCTGACTCCCGTGACACAGCAGATCTCCGAGGCCACCGAGACTGTGTTTGGGAAGCAGGTCTCTGTGGTGGACACCCCGGGGATCCTGGGCTCAGAGCTGCTGATCCGGGCCTGGTGCCATGAGCTCCGGGTCTCCGGCAGAGAGATCCTGTTCCTGCTGGTGTTCGGCATGGGACGCTTCACCAGAGAGCAGGGGAAAGTTCTGGTGGCGGCTGGCAGGGTCTTCGGACCACAGGACTTCAACCGGTGCTTCCTGCTGTTCACAGGAGGGGACACCTTAGAGGGCCGGTCCCTGGAGGACTTCATCTTTGAAGACGAGGACACTGAAGCTCAATGTTCGACATTCTCCAATAGATATCATCTGTTTGACAACCAGACCGGAGGGCGAGAACAAGTCCGGGAGCTGCTGGAGAAGACCGGCCACCTCCGAGCCcagaacccccccccaccaG GTGTCTTGCAGCCGGTCCGGTCGGAGGAGGTGAGGCTGGTTCTGCTCGGTCCTCCTGGAGCAGGACGCAGCTCCTCGGGGAACACCATCCTGGGGTCGCTTCAGTTTGAGTCGGACTGTGGCTTTAACCCCGTCAGCACTGAGTCGGTCTGCCGGTCTGCTGGGGTGGGGGGGCGTCAGGTCACTGTAGTGGACACTCCAGGAATCAAAGCTGGAGGCCTGTCTCCTGAACAGCTGTCTGGGGAGATCATGAAGTCCATAAAGAAGGCGAGTCCAGGACCGCACGCCTTGGTCCTGGTGCTCAGGTTGGGCAGCATCAGCTCAGCAGATGTGGCTCTGTTTGAGAACATGAAGCAGCTGCTCAGAGGCCCGGCCCTGAGGCACTCCATGGTGCTCTTCACTCACGGAGACAAGTTAGGAGGGCAGTTGATTAGGGATCTGATCCGGTCCAACAGTCCTGTCTATGAGCTGGTCTCCATGTGTGGAGGTAGATACTGTGTGTTCGACAACACAAGGAGAAGCAGACAGCAGGTCAGAACCTTCCTGGGTCAGATAGAGGAGCTGGTCTCAGCTAACGGAGGACAGCCCTGCACCGAGGAGATGATCCGGAGGCCTCGGAGAGGAAGGGTTCTCGGAGCGTTAGCTAGCGTCTGGCGGGCTTTAAAGCAGCCAAAGTACTGGTTCTTTGGGATCATTTCAGTGGGCCTGTTGCTGTATGCAGTCAGCACAGTTTACACCCGGATCACTCAGTCAGAACCAGAAGTCCTTCCTTAG
- the LOC134871687 gene encoding GTPase IMAP family member 8-like isoform X2 — translation MDPDPGLTIVLLGNTGVGKSASGNTILGRPAFESRQTLTPVTQQISEATETVFGKQVSVVDTPGILGSELLIRAWCHELRVSGREILFLLVFGMGRFTREQGKVLVAAGRVFGPQDFNRCFLLFTGGDTLEGRSLEDFIFEDEDTEAQCSTFSNRYHLFDNQTGGREQVRELLEKTGHLRAQNPPPPGVLQPVRSEEVRLVLLGPPGAGRSSSGNTILGSLQFESDCGFNPVSTESVCRSAGVGGRQVTVVDTPGIKAGGLSPEQLSGEIMKSIKKASPGPHALVLVLRLGSISSADVALFENMKQLLRGPALRHSMVLFTHGDKLGGQLIRDLIRSNSPVYELVSMCGGRYCVFDNTRRSRQQVRTFLGQIEELVSANGGQPCTEEMIRRPRRGRVLGALASVWRALKQPKYWFFGIISVGLLLYAVSTVYTRITQSEPEVLP, via the exons ATGGATCCAGATCCAGGTCTCACCATCGTCCTCTTGGGAAACACCGGCGTTGGTAAGAGTGCTTCAGGAAACACCATCCTGGGACGCCCGGCGTTTGAGTCCAGACAGACCCTGACTCCCGTGACACAGCAGATCTCCGAGGCCACCGAGACTGTGTTTGGGAAGCAGGTCTCTGTGGTGGACACCCCGGGGATCCTGGGCTCAGAGCTGCTGATCCGGGCCTGGTGCCATGAGCTCCGGGTCTCCGGCAGAGAGATCCTGTTCCTGCTGGTGTTCGGCATGGGACGCTTCACCAGAGAGCAGGGGAAAGTTCTGGTGGCGGCTGGCAGGGTCTTCGGACCACAGGACTTCAACCGGTGCTTCCTGCTGTTCACAGGAGGGGACACCTTAGAGGGCCGGTCCCTGGAGGACTTCATCTTTGAAGACGAGGACACTGAAGCTCAATGTTCGACATTCTCCAATAGATATCATCTGTTTGACAACCAGACCGGAGGGCGAGAACAAGTCCGGGAGCTGCTGGAGAAGACCGGCCACCTCCGAGCCcagaacccccccccaccaG GTGTCTTGCAGCCGGTCCGGTCGGAGGAGGTGAGGCTGGTTCTGCTCGGTCCTCCTGGAGCAGGACGCAGCTCCTCGGGGAACACCATCCTGGGGTCGCTTCAGTTTGAGTCGGACTGTGGCTTTAACCCCGTCAGCACTGAGTCGGTCTGCCGGTCTGCTGGGGTGGGGGGGCGTCAGGTCACTGTAGTGGACACTCCAGGAATCAAAGCTGGAGGCCTGTCTCCTGAACAGCTGTCTGGGGAGATCATGAAGTCCATAAAGAAGGCGAGTCCAGGACCGCACGCCTTGGTCCTGGTGCTCAGGTTGGGCAGCATCAGCTCAGCAGATGTGGCTCTGTTTGAGAACATGAAGCAGCTGCTCAGAGGCCCGGCCCTGAGGCACTCCATGGTGCTCTTCACTCACGGAGACAAGTTAGGAGGGCAGTTGATTAGGGATCTGATCCGGTCCAACAGTCCTGTCTATGAGCTGGTCTCCATGTGTGGAGGTAGATACTGTGTGTTCGACAACACAAGGAGAAGCAGACAGCAGGTCAGAACCTTCCTGGGTCAGATAGAGGAGCTGGTCTCAGCTAACGGAGGACAGCCCTGCACCGAGGAGATGATCCGGAGGCCTCGGAGAGGAAGGGTTCTCGGAGCGTTAGCTAGCGTCTGGCGGGCTTTAAAGCAGCCAAAGTACTGGTTCTTTGGGATCATTTCAGTGGGCCTGTTGCTGTATGCAGTCAGCACAGTTTACACCCGGATCACTCAGTCAGAACCAGAAGTCCTTCCTTAG
- the LOC134871686 gene encoding GTPase IMAP family member 8-like: MDPDLTIVLLGKSGVGKSASGNTILGRDAFKSDMCFNSLTTEISEQTGSVLGQQISVVDTPGILDSKETVKQIEDFCQGLLKSSRRCLFLVTLKVGRFTKEDQKAVKTAMRVLGRGGLKKSYLLFTGGDTLKNNTLENFIFAKGDGLTLPKCVKMFSGAFHLFNNQSDNEEQVRDLLLKSGHQRAKEQPDSPAGVSKERRIVMLGLPGAGKSSSGNTILRSEEFNSAADFASVSTETTSSSAIVEGSKVTVVDTPGFTDKQLTPEELHLEIMKSVVEASPGVHAFVIVVKLGRITEADIKVFELLPQLFKGDALKYSMVLFTHGDDLKESQTIEGLIQSNDHVSKLVSMCGDRYCVFDNRTKRSREQVRTFLCKIDEMVSANGGQPYTDEMFRMAKTFLREETNRSGAAGAAGAAGAAGAAGAAGAAGAAGGGAEIKKSVWEKLKPYLTNKKAVAVIAGALVVIAVIGVVVLATAGAAGAAGAAGAAGAAGAAEAAGAAGAAGAAGAAGAAGAAGAAGAAGAAGAAGAAGAAGAAGAAGAAGAAGAAGAAGAAGAAGAAGAAGAAGAAGAAGAAGAAGAAGAAGAAGAAVAAGGAAGAVGSGGAAAVVGAGGAAVVVGSGGAAVVVGSGGAAVAAAVAAGVVAGGVAVTKLCNRDKEKKL, from the exons ATGGATCCAGATCTTACCATCGTCCTCCTGGGAAAATCAGGTGTTGGGAAAAGTGCTTCAGGAAACACCATCCTGGGAAGAGACGCGTTTAAGTCTGACATGTGTTTCAACTCACTGACAACAGAAATCTCtgagcaaacaggaagtgtgttagGGCAACAGATCTCAGTGGTCGACACTCCAGGAATATTAGACAGCAAGGAAACAGTGAAGCAGATTGAAGACTTCTGTCAGGGTCTCCTGAAGTCCTCCAGGCGCTGTCTGTTTCTGGTGACCCTCAAAGTCGGACGTTTCACAAAGGAAGACCAGAAGGCGGTGAAGACAGCAATGAGAGTTCTCGGACGCGGGGGGTTGAAGAAGAGTTACCTCCTCTTCACTGGAGGAGATACTTTAAAGAATAACACTTTGGAGAATTTCATCTTTGCTAAAGGAGATGGACTTACACttccaaaatgtgttaaaatgttctCGGGGGCCTTTCACCTCTTCAACAATCAGTCTGATAATGAGGAGCAAGTCAGAGATCTGCTGCTGAAGTCTGGCCACCAGAGAGCCAAGGAACAACCCGACTCACCAG CTGGTGTTTCCAAAGAGAGGAGGATCGTGATGCTGGGTCTTCCTGGAGCTGGGAAGAGTTCCTCTGGAAACACCATCCTGAGATCTGAGGAGTTTAATTCAGCGGCTGACTTTGCGTCAGTCAGCACAGAGACGACCTCTTCCTCAGCCATAGTGGAGGGCTCTAAGGTCACGGTGGTTGATACTCCAGGATTCACTGATAAACAGCTGACTCCAGAGGAGCTGCACCTTGAGATCATGAAGTCTGTGGTAGAGGCGAGTCCAGGAGTACATGCCTTCGTTATTGTGGTCAAATTAGGCAGGATTACTGAAGCAGACATCAAAGTCTTTGAGCTCCTTCCACAGCTCTTTAAAGGTGATGCTCTGAAGTACTCCATGGTGCTTTTCACTCATGGAGACGACCTTAAAGAAAGTCAGACCATTGAAGGTTTGATCCAGTCCAACGATCATGTCTCTAAGCTGGTCTCCATGTGTGGAGATAGATACTGTGTGTTTGACAACAGAACCaagagaagcagagagcaggTCAGAACCTTCCTGTGTAAGATAGATGAGATGGTTTCAGCTAACGGAGGACAGCCCTACACAGACGAGATGTTCAGGATGGCTAAGACTTTCCTTAGAGAAGAAACGAACCGGTCAGGTGCAGCAGGTGCAGCAGGTGCAGCAGGTGCAGCAGGTGCAGCAGGTGCAGCAGGTGCAGCAGGTGCAGCAGGTGGCGGTGCTGAGATCAAAAAGAGCGTATGGGAGAAACTGAAACCGTatctaacaaataaaaaagcagtagCAGTAATAGCAGGAGCActagtagtaatagcagtaatAGGAGTAGTAGTGTTAGcaacagcaggagcagcaggagcagcaggagcagcaggggcagcaggagcagcaggagcagcagaagcGGCCGGAGCGGCAGGGGcggcaggagcagcaggagcagcaggagcagcaggagcagcaggggcagcaggagcagcaggggcAGCAggggcagcaggagcagcaggggcAGCAggggcagcaggagcagcaggggcagcaggagcagcaggagcagcaggagcagcaggggcagcaggagcagcaggggcagcaggagcagcaggagcagcaggagcagcaggggcagcaggagcagcaggggcagcaggagcagcaggagcagcaggggcagcaggagcagcagttgcagcaggaggagcagcaggagcagtaggatcaggaggagcagcagcagtagtgggagcaggaggagcagcagtagtagtgggatcaggaggagcagcagtagtagtgggatcaggaggagcagcagtagcagcagcagtagcagcaggaGTAGTAGCAGGAGGAGTAGCAGTCACCAAACTGTGTAATCGCgataaagaaaagaaactgtGA
- the LOC134872516 gene encoding LOW QUALITY PROTEIN: arf-GAP with Rho-GAP domain, ANK repeat and PH domain-containing protein 1 (The sequence of the model RefSeq protein was modified relative to this genomic sequence to represent the inferred CDS: deleted 1 base in 1 codon) gives MNPTPPPPVPKPRARYMRNSLGSLDRDETEHLQSGGDSPPPPLMALDRSAVFPTLAGITDIISNSIPSLAGLATSLRGSASSASSAPSAPPSIDSMADSIANYIPSLAGTAGAVANPPAGTFNSASFTTPANTVSLDSIVSSFANIPSLAGIVSNVANPAVSSITTPSAPPPSADPPSLARIGTAHKDVGALSQLVMLTLDTDTGVTLPSLQEAEPTEEVSRRCPHTIKEENPYVTVLACWASQEEADTDSSNEEDDTGTSTAPSGAEGPMEGDPAHNPCSITANLPSNQTGRLVPARLAPPPPPSQSKKPLRQKTPRAATIRVSRKKGASGGAAPQSAVVRAGWLDVWKGFRHNVLWATLDGQLMSLWKKRNDRFSEVRFHVSSITNVKKQDKHRFSVYFRKKHYDFMAHSDEVHEGWVTSLLASRGQPSPAPAEFHGPITMKDTRSRAYTALWGHDLWIYPSKEGFQLGIASFSVPLNVATVKPTGKHSFSLITPYKSFSLSVDSSKDLSVWLDVLSSTIRSALSCSQVALRLWENPDNKVCGDCGAANPEWASVNLLLVVCQACAGQHRALGSNLSKVRSLKMDSKIWTEPLVQLFVAHGNRLANQVWAPAVPAADQLFPGSSDEERSKFIQDKYSRGRYRRVHNLTSFPALMDQRLRQVVCGDDVDETMSLICSGAKVCQTDPLSPSPILLAERANQALQTELLRLNEYTDIPPYTNRNPDPAPSGKIGPVCAGEEEEELHGKLEDDRFLFSLENESAACDVLDLREVLSVFVKDGPALQFEMVTLGDQLICAADNREALMSHLLHILKVILPGGVSYAEVGGASAVSRVRVIEVGGAPVQTDAWLILWEDGVSVHPVHRNTLQPLSVELSAVRNHEMDPSENLVTMITEDRRMALRFEEPHSCQSWFRHLQTALTNHSAAPQPLYPLVGARGSVPPAIERCISHITHYGLKVDGVYRRCGLTGKVTRLVEALMTSPSSAPLEADEQGVLDAGSALKQYVRQQQSLIPEAERPQWIHAAVISDERSRFSSYRRLLQKLPDDNRATLNALFGHFYMVQVFSQVNRMSAQNLALVLVPTLFQTLNQDLLTLTREFIIHHTLLFLTPGREEEEEEEEQITVF, from the exons CTACATACCTAGCTTAGCCGGAACTGCTGGCGCTGTGGCTAACCCCCCGGCTGGTACATTTAACTCCGCCTCCTTCACCACACCTGCTAACACTGTTAGCTTAGACAGCATAGTTAGCTCGTTCGCTAACATTCCCAGTTTAGCAGGGATTGTTAGCAATGTGGCTAACCCGGCTGTTAGCTCCATAACGACCCCGTCAGCCCCTCCCCCCTCAGCTGACCCCCCCTCACTGGCGAGGATCGGAACTGCTCACAAAG atgTCGGAGCTTTGTCTCAGCTGGTAATGTTGACTTTAGACACGGATACAGGAGTCACATTACCGTCACTGCAGGAGGCCGAGCCGACAGAGGAAG TTTCCAGACGGTGTCCTCACACCATCAAAGAAGAAAACCCGTACGTCACCGTGTTAGCTTGTTGGGCGAGCCAAGAGGAAGCCGACACCGACTCGTCCAATGAGGAGGACGATACAGGAACAAGCACCGCCCCCTCTGGTGCAGAGGGTCCAATGGAGGGAGATCCTGCTCATAACCCATGCTCAATTACCGCCAA CCTCCCGTCCAATCAGACGGGCCGTCTGGTCCCCGCACGgctggccccgccccctcctccCAGCCAGTCAAAGAAGCCGCTGAGACAGAAGACACCGAG GGCGGCCACTATCAGAGTGTCCAGGAAGAAGGGGGCCAGCGGGGGGGCTGCCCCTCAGAGCGCTGTGGTGAGGGCCGGCTGGCTGGATGTGTGGAAGGGCTTCAG ACACAATGTTTTGTGGGCGACACTAGACGGTCAGCTGATGTCTCTTTGGAAAAAACGCAAC GACCGGTTTAGCGAGGTTCGGTTTCACGTGTCCAGCATCACCAACGTGAAGAAGCAGGACAAACACAGGTTCTCTGTTTACTTCAGGAAGAAGCACTACGACTTCATGGCTCACAGCGACG AGGTTCATGAAGGGTGGGTCACGTCTCTGTTAGCGTCCCGAGGCCAGCCAAGCCCCGCCCCAGCAGAATTCCACGGACCAATCACCATGAAGGACACGCGGAGCCGCGCCTACACAGCCTTGTGGGGTCACGACCTCTGGATCTACCCCAGCAAGGAGGGTTTCCAGCTGGGCATCGCCTCCTTCTCCGTGCCGCTGAACGTGGCCACGGTCAAGCCTACGGGAAAACACTCGTTCAGCCTCATCACTCCGTACAAGAGCTTCAG TCTGTCTGTTGATTCGTCGAAGGATCTGTCCGTCTGGTTGGACGTTCTGTCCTCCACTATCCGCAGCGCTCTGTCCTGCAGCCAGGTGGCGCTGCGTCTCTGGGAAAACCCCGACAACAAAGTGTGCGGTGACTGCGGTGCCGCCAACCCGGAGTGGGCGTCCGTCAACCTGCTGCTCGTGGTCTGTCAGGCCTGTGCAG GTCAGCACCGGGCTCTGGGCAGCAACCTGTCCAAGGTCCGCAGCCTGAAGATGGACAGCAAGATCTGGACTGAGCCTCTCGTACAG CTGTTTGTTGCCCACGGTAACCGGCTGGCCAATCAAGTGTGGGCTCCTGCCGTGCCGGCGGCGGACCAGCTTTTTCCGGGGTCATCAGACGAAGAGAGGTCAAAGTTCATCCAGGATAAATACAGCAGGGGGCGCTACAGGAGGGTTCACAACCTGACCTCCTTCCCCGCCCTGATGGACCAG aggctGCGTCAGGTGGTGTGTGGAGACGATGTAGATGAAACAATGTCTCTGATCTGCTCAGGAGCAAAG gtgtgtCAAACCGACCCTCTCAGCCCCTCCCCCATCCTGCTggctgagagagccaatcaggcTCTGCAGACCGAGCTGCTCCGTCTCAACGAgtacacag ATATACCGCCTTACACCAATAGGAACCCTGACCCCGCCCCCTCAGGTAAGATAGGacctgtgtgtgcaggtgaggaggaggaggagcttcACGGTAAACTGGAGGACGATCGTTTCCTCTTCTCGTTAGAGAACGAGTCGGCGGCGTGCGACGTCCTCGACCTGCGGGAGGTCCTGTCCGTGTTTGTCAAGGATGG gcCTGCTCTCCAGTTTGAGATGGTGACCCTGGGCGATCAGCTGATCTGCGCCGCTGACAACCGGGAGGCCCTGATGAGTCACCTGCTGCACATCCTCAAg GTGATCCTTCCAGGGGGAGTGTCTTACGCAGAGGTGGGCGGGGCTTCTGCAGTGAGTCGTGTGCGTGTCATAGAAGTGGGCGGGGCTCCGGTTCAGACTGACGCCTGGCTGATCCTATGGGAGGATGGCGTCAGCGTTCATCCTgtccacagaaacacactgcagcctcTGAGTGTGGAGCTGAGCGCCGTCAGGAACCACG AAATGGATCCATCTGAAAACCTCGTCACCATGATAACGGAAGACAG GAGGATGGCGTTGAGGTTCGAGGAGCCGCACAGCTGTCAGTCCTGGTTCAGG CACCTGCAGACAGCTCTGACCAATCACAGTGCAGCTCCACAGCCTCTCTACCCACTGGTGGGAGCCAGGGGTTCAGTTCCGCCCGCCATCGAGCGCTGCATCTCCCACATCACCCATTACG GTCTGAAGGTGGATGGCGTGTACCGTCGCTGTGGCCTCACTGGCAAAGTCACCCGATTGGTGGAGGCCCTGATGACATCACCGAGCTCCGCCCCTCTGGAGGCTGACGAGCAGGGAGTCCTGGACGCCGGCTCCGCCCTCAAACAATATGTCCGCCAGCAGCAGAGCCTGATCCCCGAGGCCGAGAGACCACAGTGGATCCACGCTGCAG TGATTTCAGACGAGCGCTCCAGGTTCTCCTCTTACCGACGGCTGCTCCAGAAACTTCCTGACGACAACCGAGCCACACTGAACGCGCTGTTCGGACACTTCtacat ggtccAGGTGTTCTCCCAGGTGAACAGGATGTCTGCTCAGAACTTGGCTCTGGTCCTGGTCCCGACTCTGTTCCAGACTCTGAACCAGGACTTGCTGACGCTCACCAGAGAGTTCATCATCCACCACACGCTGCTCTTCCTG ACGCCGGgtcgagaggaagaggaggaggaagaggagcagatcACCGTCTTCTGA